From Cannabis sativa cultivar Pink pepper isolate KNU-18-1 chromosome 8, ASM2916894v1, whole genome shotgun sequence, a single genomic window includes:
- the LOC115700481 gene encoding SPX domain-containing protein 4, with protein sequence MKFGKEFTTHLEDTLPEWRDKFLCYKPLKKFLKTFPTNPSDQHQPFEAVAPAALEGFEDQGNPPLAELQDWFIRILNEELDKFNDFYVDKEEEFVIRFQELKERIERVKEKSNNGRAFTSESEFSEEIMDIRRDFVAIHGEMVLLKNYSSLNFAGLVKILKKYDKRTGGLLRLPFTQLALRQPSFSTEPLTRLVRECEANLELLFPLEAEIIESTPPLQDKTNQQLNNHANITETPSNLGEDTVYLYRSTIAAMRAIRGLQKASSTYNPLSFSSVFRSQEDEGSGAVTSENSASSTPNTSQNGEED encoded by the exons ATGAAGTTCGGGAAAGAGTTCACAACCCATCTAGAAGATACCCTCCCGGAATGGAGGGACAAGTTTCTCTGCTACAAACCTCTCAAGAAGTTCCTCAAGACCTTTCCCACAAACCCATCTGATCAACATCAACCCTTCGAGGCTGTTGCTCCGGCGGCTCTAGAAGGCTTTGAAGATCAGGGCAACCCTCCTTTGGCTGAACTACAAGATTGGTTCATTAGAATTCTCAATGAAGAACTCGACAAGTTCAACGATTTCTATGTTGATAAAGAGGAAGAATTCGTTATTCGTTTTCAG GAGCTGAAAGAACGAATCGAACGAGTAAAGGAGAAGAGCAACAATGGTAGAGCCTTTACATCAGAAAGCGAGTTCAGTGAAGAAATTATGGACATTCGAAGGGACTTTGTTGCCATTCATGGAGAGATGGTCCTTCTCAAAAATTATAGCTCCCTAAACTTTGCAG GACTTGTTAAAATTCTGAAGAAGTATGATAAACGAACTGGGGGACTGTTGCGTTTACCCTTCACGCAACTGGCCCTTCGCCAACCATCCTTCTCTACCGAGCCTCTCACAAGGCTAGTCCGTGAATGTGAGGCAAATCTCGAGCTTCTCTTCCCGCTGGAAGCTGAAATCATTGAGTCAACCCCACCCTTGCAAGACAAGACAAACCAGCAATTGAACAACCATGCAAATATAACCGAGACACCATCAAATCTCGGGGAAGACACAGTGTACTTATATCGAAGCACAATCGCTGCTATGAGAGCTATACGAGGTCTTCAAAAAGCAAGCTCTACTTACAATCCATTGTCGTTTTCATCTGTGTTTAGGAGCCAGGAAGACGAGGGAAGTGGGGCTGTAACATCTGAAAACTCCGCTTCAAGTACTCCCAACACTTCTCAGAACGGTGAAGAAGACTGA